A genomic segment from Psychrobacter arcticus 273-4 encodes:
- the glyQ gene encoding glycine--tRNA ligase subunit alpha — protein sequence MTSQTMTSQAKNAEPMTFQDLIITLQNYWADKGCVILQPYDMEVGAGTFHTATFLRSLGPERWNAAYVQPSRRPTDGRYGDNPNRLQHYYQFQVVLKPNPPNIQELYLGSLEAIGIDPLVHDVRFVEDNWESPTLGAWGLGWEIWLNGMEVTQFTYFQQVGGIECFPVTGEITYGLERLAMYVQGVDSVYDLVWADGEFGRVTYGDVFHQNEVEQSTYNFEHADVPMMGQMFDFYEQQADKLVEAGLPLPAYEMVLKASHAFNLLDARGAISVTERQRFILRVRTLARKVAFGYVEARAKLGFPLADEAHRQAALDKYLPKEETVESIESNQPTDNSQSTNNNK from the coding sequence ATGACGTCTCAAACTATGACATCCCAAGCGAAGAACGCCGAACCGATGACCTTTCAAGATTTAATCATAACCTTACAGAATTATTGGGCGGATAAGGGCTGCGTTATCTTGCAGCCTTATGATATGGAAGTTGGCGCAGGCACCTTTCATACGGCGACGTTTTTGCGCTCATTAGGTCCTGAGCGTTGGAATGCTGCTTATGTGCAGCCATCACGTCGTCCAACCGATGGTCGCTACGGTGACAACCCAAACCGTTTGCAACATTATTATCAGTTTCAAGTCGTGCTCAAGCCCAATCCGCCCAATATCCAAGAGCTATATTTAGGCTCGCTTGAGGCAATTGGTATTGATCCATTGGTGCATGATGTGCGTTTTGTTGAAGATAATTGGGAGTCACCAACGCTAGGTGCGTGGGGACTTGGTTGGGAGATTTGGCTAAACGGTATGGAAGTGACTCAGTTTACATATTTCCAGCAAGTGGGCGGTATTGAGTGTTTCCCCGTGACAGGCGAGATTACGTACGGTCTTGAGCGTCTAGCGATGTATGTACAAGGCGTCGATAGTGTTTATGATTTGGTTTGGGCAGATGGTGAGTTTGGTCGTGTTACTTATGGCGATGTCTTCCATCAAAATGAAGTTGAGCAGTCTACCTATAACTTTGAGCACGCTGATGTGCCGATGATGGGGCAAATGTTCGACTTCTATGAGCAGCAAGCAGATAAGCTGGTTGAAGCCGGCTTACCATTACCAGCTTACGAGATGGTACTGAAAGCCTCGCATGCCTTTAATTTACTTGATGCACGCGGTGCAATTTCAGTCACTGAGCGTCAGCGCTTTATTTTGCGCGTACGTACGCTGGCACGCAAGGTTGCCTTTGGTTATGTTGAAGCGCGTGCAAAACTGGGTTTCCCATTGGCAGACGAGGCGCATCGTCAAGCGGCGCTTGATAAGTATTTGCCAAAAGAAGAAACCGTTGAGAGTATAGAAAGCAATCAACCTACCGATAACAGCCAATCTACTAATAACAATAAATAG
- a CDS encoding PspC domain-containing protein, with translation MAKLAKLHRSQNNRMIAGVMGGIAEYVGWSPTWVRLLFFIISTLSAAVPGILIYIILWIVMPKASSQSYR, from the coding sequence TTGGCTAAGTTAGCAAAATTGCATCGTTCACAGAACAATCGCATGATAGCGGGCGTGATGGGTGGCATTGCAGAATATGTCGGTTGGTCACCAACGTGGGTGAGATTACTATTTTTTATTATCTCAACCTTGAGTGCAGCAGTACCTGGTATTTTGATCTATATTATTTTATGGATCGTTATGCCTAAAGCAAGCAGCCAGTCTTATCGGTAA
- a CDS encoding Mpo1-like protein, with protein sequence MFVTQQKRMSKRTLEQWLSEYSVSHQNLINKKIHLLCVPAIFVSLLGIGMSLSVWFTLIMSALVLLFYMRLSTPLFMAMGIFILSEPVNDQVISY encoded by the coding sequence ATGTTTGTTACTCAGCAAAAGCGAATGTCCAAGCGCACTCTTGAGCAGTGGCTCAGTGAGTACTCGGTCAGTCATCAAAATCTTATCAATAAGAAAATCCATTTGCTCTGTGTTCCGGCTATTTTTGTCAGTCTACTCGGGATTGGCATGTCACTATCCGTTTGGTTTACCTTGATAATGAGCGCCTTGGTATTGTTGTTTTACATGCGCTTATCGACGCCGCTATTTATGGCGATGGGTATATTTATTCTAAGCGAGCCAGTGAATGATCAGGTAATATCATACTGA
- a CDS encoding nitroreductase family protein, translated as MSELQKLQQLVEQRRSIYALSSQLPVSNSEVVKLVEHAILHTPSSFNSQSTRIIVLFGDEHHKLWQLTEDTLRSIVDNDEQFASTKQKIDSFKAGAGTVLFFEDHKVIRALQEKAPLYADKFPIWAQHTSAMHQYVIWTALASVNIGASLQHYNPVIDAKVAETWDVDRDWELVAQMVFGAIEQPAGDKAFEPLNKRLKVFG; from the coding sequence ATGTCGGAATTACAAAAATTGCAGCAACTTGTTGAGCAGCGCCGTTCGATTTATGCTTTGAGTAGTCAGTTACCGGTATCAAATAGTGAAGTGGTTAAATTGGTCGAGCATGCTATTTTGCATACGCCTTCATCGTTTAACTCGCAGTCAACCCGAATCATTGTCTTGTTTGGCGATGAGCATCATAAACTCTGGCAACTGACTGAAGATACCTTGCGCAGTATCGTCGATAATGATGAGCAATTTGCCTCAACCAAACAAAAAATAGACAGCTTTAAAGCCGGTGCTGGTACGGTATTGTTCTTTGAAGATCATAAGGTTATTAGAGCCCTACAAGAAAAAGCTCCTTTATATGCAGATAAGTTCCCAATTTGGGCGCAGCATACCAGTGCCATGCATCAATATGTGATTTGGACAGCCTTGGCGAGCGTAAATATCGGTGCAAGCTTACAGCACTATAACCCTGTTATTGATGCCAAAGTGGCTGAGACTTGGGATGTGGATAGGGATTGGGAATTGGTTGCGCAGATGGTGTTTGGCGCTATTGAGCAGCCAGCAGGCGATAAAGCATTTGAGCCGCTCAACAAGCGACTCAAGGTATTTGGTTAA
- a CDS encoding IS3-like element ISPar2 family transposase (programmed frameshift): protein MKKIRFTDNQIVNILKQAEQGVPIADLCREHNIGQSTFYNWRSKYGGMDAALISRLKELEVENARLKKMYADECLKSDILQDAMSKSGSAAWACHYIKERRISIRRACLIFNISVTCYYHKSAASDENKQIADLLVELTTQNKNWGFGLCFLSLRNVLGLPYNHKRVYRIYCELELNLRIKPKRRIKRVKPVPLAVPVEPNQSWSMDFMHDALTDGRAFRLFNVIDDYNREALTVEIDFSLPAQRVIRSLNQLIEYRGKPVQVRCDNGAEYISNALKDWAVNQGITIRYIEPGNPQQNAYVERYNRTMRYDWLNQELFTDLDQVRQQAEDWLYHYNNERPNMGNGGFTPIQKLHQAA, encoded by the exons ATGAAAAAGATACGCTTTACTGACAACCAAATCGTCAACATCCTCAAACAAGCAGAACAGGGTGTGCCTATCGCTGATTTATGCCGTGAGCATAATATCGGCCAAAGCACGTTCTACAACTGGCGTTCTAAATATGGTGGTATGGATGCCGCGCTTATCAGTCGCTTAAAAGAGCTTGAAGTTGAGAATGCTCGATTAAAGAAGATGTATGCTGATGAATGTCTTAAATCAGACATACTACAGGATGCCATGTCA AAAAGTGGTAGCGCCGCTTGGGCTTGTCACTACATCAAAGAGCGTAGGATCAGCATCCGTAGGGCTTGCTTGATCTTTAATATCAGCGTGACCTGCTATTATCATAAGTCTGCGGCTTCTGACGAGAATAAGCAGATAGCTGACTTGCTTGTAGAACTGACTACCCAGAATAAGAACTGGGGCTTTGGGTTGTGCTTTTTAAGTCTGCGTAACGTGTTGGGACTGCCATACAACCATAAGCGTGTGTATCGCATCTACTGCGAGCTTGAATTAAACCTTAGAATCAAACCTAAGCGCCGTATTAAACGCGTTAAACCCGTACCACTTGCCGTACCTGTAGAACCGAATCAAAGCTGGAGCATGGACTTCATGCATGATGCTTTAACCGATGGCAGGGCATTTAGACTGTTTAATGTCATTGATGATTACAACCGTGAAGCCTTAACGGTTGAGATTGACTTCTCACTGCCCGCCCAAAGGGTTATACGCAGCTTAAATCAGTTAATTGAATACCGAGGTAAACCGGTTCAAGTAAGATGTGATAATGGTGCCGAGTACATTAGCAATGCGCTCAAAGACTGGGCGGTAAATCAAGGTATTACGATAAGATATATTGAGCCTGGCAATCCACAACAAAACGCTTATGTTGAGCGCTATAATAGAACGATGCGTTATGATTGGTTAAACCAAGAGCTGTTTACTGATTTGGATCAAGTCCGTCAGCAAGCAGAGGACTGGTTATATCACTACAATAACGAGCGCCCTAATATGGGTAATGGCGGTTTTACACCGATACAGAAACTACATCAGGCAGCTTAA
- a CDS encoding filamentous hemagglutinin N-terminal domain-containing protein → MNRIYRSICNLRTGTFIAVSENARSAGKKSSLGNTMSTSGAHFALKTLAASLLVACGSSLVYAQPVGGVVSAGNANISSMPGSMTINQTSQNVAINWQSFNIQSGESVNFVQPNSSSVALNRVLGSDPSSIMGNLSANGKVFLVNPNGVLFGKDATVNVGGLVASTLNITDADFMADNYKFSGTETGTVLNQGAINAADGGFVALLGANVSNQGVIAAKLGTVALAAGKAMTLDVAGDKLLNVVVNQDVVNALVENGGLIQADGGQVLMTSQTAGGLLANAVNNTGVIQAQTIQNVKGTIKLLAGMQNGSMLVAGTIDASAPNGGDGGFIETSAATVRISDTAKITTLAPLGQTGTWLIDPQDFNVGGDSTDNISGATLSALLVTNSVIISTLPGPDSTSAGTPPVTNLNTDISGNGDINIKQAVTWSASSNPTTLTLLADRDVNINQAVTATNGNFEVCCGRDINVNAPITTVNGSISLAAGRDINMKAAITTTDGNITFCADEDININAKMTLTRGTTIPGQSLGLPLGLVLSAGYGATKPGIEGGTVIFAPLAPPITVTGPNAPVTINYNPVSYTAPTDYSTNFVLTDSTLTQHMLVYATGGDKTFDGLATTTLSSLIDGPSGVSLVAGPNSTATFDNAAVGTDKTITFAGYSLAGDNAGNFALAADCCTGVLTTTGTISAAPTGGTPTTGGTPSVVVTPIIQSTPPGKLPPLLVVPPLLTVLPPAELPPVEVYVPPVVVVPPKPVVIPQPPVIYVPPVYPPKQDRN, encoded by the coding sequence ATGAATCGCATATATAGATCGATTTGTAACCTAAGGACAGGTACATTTATAGCCGTGTCCGAGAATGCTCGTAGCGCAGGCAAAAAGTCATCGTTAGGTAACACGATGAGCACCAGTGGTGCCCATTTTGCATTAAAAACCTTGGCCGCGTCACTATTGGTGGCATGCGGTAGCAGTCTAGTGTATGCACAACCCGTGGGTGGTGTGGTATCGGCAGGAAACGCTAACATTAGCAGTATGCCGGGCAGTATGACCATCAACCAAACCTCACAGAATGTGGCGATCAACTGGCAAAGCTTCAACATACAGAGTGGCGAGTCTGTTAATTTTGTGCAACCCAATAGCAGCTCGGTCGCACTTAACCGCGTTTTGGGCTCAGATCCATCCAGTATTATGGGTAACCTATCAGCGAACGGTAAAGTATTTCTGGTCAATCCAAATGGTGTTTTATTTGGCAAGGACGCAACCGTCAATGTTGGTGGACTTGTGGCGTCTACGCTCAATATCACCGATGCTGATTTTATGGCAGATAACTATAAATTTTCTGGCACAGAAACGGGTACGGTACTCAATCAGGGTGCTATTAATGCTGCAGATGGTGGCTTTGTCGCATTATTAGGCGCCAACGTGAGTAACCAAGGCGTTATTGCCGCCAAACTTGGCACCGTTGCTCTGGCAGCAGGCAAAGCCATGACGCTGGATGTGGCAGGCGACAAGTTATTGAATGTGGTTGTCAACCAAGACGTGGTCAATGCTCTGGTTGAAAATGGTGGGCTCATTCAAGCCGATGGCGGTCAAGTATTAATGACCAGTCAAACAGCAGGAGGCCTACTCGCCAATGCAGTCAACAATACTGGGGTGATTCAAGCACAAACCATTCAAAATGTTAAAGGCACGATTAAACTGCTGGCAGGCATGCAAAATGGTAGCATGCTCGTTGCAGGAACCATTGACGCGAGTGCTCCAAATGGCGGAGATGGTGGTTTCATCGAAACTTCAGCGGCAACAGTGCGCATTAGCGATACTGCCAAGATTACCACCTTGGCACCTTTAGGCCAGACTGGCACTTGGTTAATCGACCCGCAAGATTTCAATGTCGGCGGTGATTCAACAGATAATATCTCAGGGGCAACCTTGTCAGCTTTACTGGTGACCAATAGTGTCATTATTAGTACCTTACCTGGCCCGGATTCTACCTCTGCTGGTACGCCACCGGTGACGAATCTTAATACTGACATATCGGGTAATGGTGACATCAACATCAAGCAAGCAGTGACGTGGTCAGCCAGTTCAAACCCTACCACACTGACATTACTTGCTGACCGCGACGTCAATATTAACCAAGCCGTTACGGCAACCAATGGTAACTTTGAAGTGTGCTGTGGACGCGACATCAACGTCAATGCGCCTATTACCACAGTTAATGGCAGTATTTCACTGGCTGCTGGTCGTGATATAAATATGAAAGCAGCGATTACGACTACTGATGGCAACATCACCTTCTGCGCAGACGAAGATATTAATATAAATGCAAAAATGACGCTAACCAGAGGGACAACCATCCCGGGTCAAAGCCTTGGCCTTCCTTTGGGCTTAGTGCTTAGCGCGGGTTATGGGGCTACAAAACCGGGTATTGAGGGTGGCACAGTGATTTTTGCACCACTTGCGCCACCGATCACCGTGACAGGTCCAAATGCCCCTGTTACCATTAATTATAATCCAGTCTCATATACAGCGCCCACCGATTACTCTACGAACTTCGTATTAACTGACTCCACACTGACACAGCATATGCTGGTGTATGCAACCGGTGGTGATAAAACATTTGATGGTTTAGCCACAACAACTCTTTCAAGCCTCATAGATGGCCCTTCAGGCGTAAGCTTAGTGGCAGGCCCAAACAGCACAGCTACCTTTGATAATGCTGCAGTAGGAACAGACAAAACCATCACCTTTGCTGGCTATAGCCTTGCTGGTGATAATGCGGGTAATTTTGCCTTGGCTGCTGATTGTTGTACCGGTGTACTCACAACCACTGGAACGATATCGGCTGCACCTACTGGTGGAACTCCAACTACTGGTGGAACTCCATCTGTGGTTGTGACGCCAATCATTCAATCGACTCCACCAGGAAAATTGCCACCACTCCTCGTGGTACCTCCATTACTTACCGTGTTGCCACCAGCTGAATTGCCACCTGTAGAAGTATATGTACCTCCTGTGGTCGTTGTTCCACCCAAACCCGTAGTCATCCCGCAACCGCCGGTAATCTACGTGCCGCCCGTTTACCCACCTAAGCAGGATCGCAACTAA
- a CDS encoding ShlB/FhaC/HecB family hemolysin secretion/activation protein has product MNQKVWPLVILAFSQSVLAAQPPSAGSQLQQIPSSPIPEKQQPIISLVPSDTAVAPQYDTVKINVKSLKITGMHAYSEAELVKLTNFKPNSELSLSDLRAMAATIANHYQKNGYFVAQAYLPAQDIENGVVTLAVIEGEYGKVIVRNQTNLSNGLVASQLKGINSGDVISSAPLESRLLLLSDIAGVNVTSTLAPGATAGTSDLIVDVNPAQRITGSIDADNAGNRYTGENRIGATVNVNNVAGHGDVASLRVLTSGKGLNYAKAAYQMQFAKATAGVAYSWLEYELGEEFKALDAKGDAKIASVYGSYPLIRSRNNNLYTDILYENKTLQDRIDATSDVTDKKVNALTAALRGDHIDNLGGGGLNSYSLAATVGDLNIQTPAAYDFDARTARSDGNYSKLALSANRLQRVTDSVSLYAGFNGQLASKNLDSSETMELGGMNAVRAYPEGEAYGDEGYVLTLEARKDLPKFSKRIPGQMQLVGFIDTGRVNLNKTAWTTEDNTRTLSGAGVGINWMDYNNFAMRLAYAHKLGSEKATSEPDKSDQFWVQLVKYF; this is encoded by the coding sequence TTGAATCAAAAAGTATGGCCGCTAGTAATACTGGCATTCAGTCAAAGTGTGTTAGCTGCTCAGCCACCAAGTGCTGGTAGCCAATTGCAACAAATTCCATCCTCGCCTATTCCAGAAAAACAACAACCCATAATTAGCCTTGTACCAAGTGACACCGCCGTAGCGCCACAATATGACACTGTCAAAATTAATGTTAAAAGCCTTAAAATCACCGGAATGCATGCTTACTCTGAAGCTGAATTGGTAAAATTAACCAACTTTAAACCCAATAGCGAACTCAGCCTGTCAGATCTGCGCGCAATGGCAGCAACCATTGCGAACCACTACCAAAAAAATGGTTATTTTGTAGCGCAAGCCTATTTACCCGCTCAAGACATTGAAAATGGTGTCGTAACTCTGGCAGTCATCGAAGGCGAATACGGCAAAGTTATTGTGCGTAATCAGACCAACCTATCCAATGGCTTAGTGGCCAGTCAGCTTAAGGGCATCAATAGCGGTGATGTGATCAGTAGTGCACCGCTTGAAAGTCGGCTGCTGCTGCTTTCTGATATTGCTGGGGTAAATGTCACATCGACATTAGCACCGGGTGCAACGGCAGGGACTTCGGATTTAATTGTTGATGTGAATCCTGCACAACGTATCACTGGCAGTATTGATGCTGACAATGCAGGCAATCGTTACACTGGTGAAAATCGCATTGGCGCGACAGTTAACGTGAACAATGTAGCGGGCCACGGCGATGTTGCTTCGCTGCGTGTGCTCACATCTGGTAAGGGCTTAAATTATGCCAAAGCCGCCTATCAAATGCAGTTTGCTAAAGCCACCGCTGGTGTTGCTTATAGCTGGCTAGAGTACGAGCTGGGTGAAGAGTTTAAAGCTTTAGACGCTAAGGGTGATGCAAAAATTGCCAGCGTATATGGCAGTTATCCGTTGATTCGTTCACGCAACAATAATTTGTACACTGATATTTTGTATGAAAATAAAACACTACAAGATCGAATCGACGCAACATCTGATGTTACCGATAAAAAGGTGAACGCCCTCACTGCTGCATTACGTGGTGACCATATCGATAATCTGGGTGGTGGTGGCTTAAATAGCTATTCATTGGCCGCAACCGTTGGTGATCTAAACATCCAAACCCCTGCTGCTTATGACTTTGACGCACGCACGGCGCGTAGTGATGGCAATTATAGTAAATTGGCACTCAGCGCCAATCGTCTCCAACGTGTGACTGACTCTGTTTCTCTCTATGCTGGATTTAATGGCCAATTGGCATCAAAGAACCTTGATAGCTCAGAGACAATGGAACTCGGTGGCATGAATGCCGTACGTGCCTATCCTGAAGGTGAAGCCTATGGTGATGAAGGCTATGTGCTGACATTGGAAGCCAGAAAAGATTTACCCAAATTTTCTAAGCGAATACCCGGTCAAATGCAATTGGTTGGCTTTATTGATACTGGCCGCGTAAATCTTAATAAGACGGCTTGGACCACTGAGGATAACACCAGAACTCTGAGTGGCGCAGGCGTTGGAATAAATTGGATGGACTACAACAACTTTGCGATGAGACTTGCTTATGCGCACAAATTAGGCAGTGAAAAGGCAACGTCAGAGCCTGATAAAAGCGATCAATTCTGGGTTCAGCTGGTTAAGTACTTTTAA
- a CDS encoding M48 family metallopeptidase, translating to MKKLLTTTVMAASLSALTLTGCTSTTSTGAVGVDRQQLLIVSSEQVLQLSAQSYNKTVQEARARGLLDTNTAQLNRLKNISNRLVGQVGVYRPDAAKWPWEVHTIKSNDLNAFVLPGGKIMFYTGIIDRLNLTDDEIAAIMGHEMSHALREHSRERLSRQYATQTGIGVAASIFGLSQGQAQLANVAGDLGLSRPHSRTQEAEADQIGLELMARAGYNPQAAITLWQKMQRASQGEPPQFLSTHPSSSNRIAELQSLMPKVMPLYQRARR from the coding sequence ATGAAAAAACTACTTACCACAACTGTCATGGCAGCTTCATTGTCGGCATTAACTTTAACAGGTTGTACTAGCACGACCAGTACGGGCGCCGTTGGCGTTGATCGTCAGCAGCTGCTAATTGTTTCAAGTGAACAGGTCTTGCAATTGTCAGCGCAGAGTTATAATAAGACAGTACAAGAGGCAAGAGCGCGCGGTTTGTTAGATACCAACACAGCTCAGCTAAATCGCTTGAAGAATATCTCTAACCGTTTGGTCGGTCAAGTTGGCGTCTATCGCCCTGATGCGGCAAAATGGCCATGGGAAGTACATACGATTAAATCTAACGACTTGAATGCTTTTGTACTTCCAGGTGGTAAAATCATGTTTTACACAGGCATTATCGATCGTCTGAATTTAACTGATGATGAAATCGCGGCGATTATGGGTCATGAGATGTCTCATGCCTTACGTGAGCATTCACGTGAGCGCCTATCGCGTCAATATGCAACTCAAACTGGTATCGGTGTCGCAGCCAGTATTTTTGGTCTATCACAAGGACAAGCTCAGCTTGCAAACGTTGCCGGAGACTTAGGTCTAAGCCGTCCGCATAGTCGCACCCAAGAAGCTGAGGCGGATCAAATTGGTCTTGAGCTAATGGCACGTGCAGGCTACAACCCACAAGCCGCGATTACCTTGTGGCAAAAAATGCAGCGCGCCAGCCAAGGCGAGCCACCACAATTCTTAAGCACTCACCCATCTAGTAGCAATCGTATCGCTGAGTTGCAGTCATTGATGCCAAAAGTAATGCCGCTCTATCAAAGAGCACGTCGTTAA
- a CDS encoding BolA family protein: MTTITPTANITPTADALSQQLQELQPLHIQLVNESMNHAGYFDGKESHFKLIMVSEAFTGKRLVARHQMVYHLADALLTSQGGQIHALAIHAYTPTEWQGQNPDSPLCAGQNKG, encoded by the coding sequence ATGACTACCATTACACCTACCGCCAATATCACCCCTACTGCCGATGCACTTAGTCAGCAGCTGCAAGAATTGCAACCACTGCATATACAACTGGTTAATGAATCAATGAATCATGCCGGTTACTTTGACGGTAAAGAGAGTCATTTTAAACTTATCATGGTCAGCGAAGCCTTTACAGGCAAGCGCTTGGTTGCACGTCACCAAATGGTTTATCATTTGGCAGATGCTTTATTGACCTCACAAGGCGGTCAAATCCATGCGTTGGCTATCCATGCCTATACACCTACAGAGTGGCAAGGTCAAAACCCTGACAGCCCGTTATGTGCTGGACAAAATAAAGGCTAA
- a CDS encoding SirB2 family protein, with translation MKHLHMLMAVLLIVLFLYQSYLVLSSNKQAPRVVKISSHILYAVIILSGVGMLMQLMSANAPIQWVFAKIILLVAAISASIKAFNSNATPSQRKTGILIAGAAYVGIVILAFTKPGNLF, from the coding sequence ATGAAACACTTACATATGCTCATGGCTGTACTTTTAATTGTGCTGTTTTTATATCAAAGCTATCTGGTATTAAGCTCAAATAAACAAGCACCGCGCGTGGTCAAGATATCTTCGCATATCCTCTACGCCGTTATCATTCTTTCGGGCGTTGGAATGCTGATGCAATTGATGAGTGCCAATGCACCGATACAGTGGGTATTTGCCAAAATCATCTTACTCGTTGCTGCTATCAGTGCCAGTATCAAAGCCTTTAATAGCAATGCAACACCGAGTCAAAGAAAAACTGGTATTCTTATTGCTGGGGCGGCATATGTAGGTATTGTGATACTTGCCTTTACCAAACCGGGTAACTTGTTTTAA
- a CDS encoding helix-turn-helix domain-containing protein: MRYNLDFKIKIIAYYKQGHTGLATGEKFAVNPQFVRKWVKQYQSGGIEAIRPKTSKAVYSADFKHQVLTTLLKQGLSQPETALKFNISAPALISHWHKAYRQYGMSGLTPKRQGRGAMTKPVITNKPDDDKTPAELKRELAYLRAENAYLKKLDALLREREQAATKQGSSKD, translated from the coding sequence ATGCGTTACAATCTAGACTTTAAGATCAAAATCATCGCATACTACAAGCAAGGACATACCGGACTTGCTACAGGTGAAAAGTTTGCAGTAAACCCCCAATTTGTACGCAAATGGGTAAAGCAATACCAAAGCGGTGGTATAGAAGCGATCAGACCTAAAACCAGTAAAGCTGTCTACAGTGCTGACTTTAAACACCAAGTACTAACGACCCTGTTAAAGCAAGGTTTAAGTCAACCTGAGACGGCACTAAAGTTCAACATCAGCGCACCCGCTCTTATCAGCCATTGGCATAAAGCGTATCGACAGTATGGTATGTCTGGACTCACTCCCAAACGACAAGGTAGAGGCGCCATGACCAAGCCCGTGATCACAAACAAACCAGATGACGACAAAACACCTGCTGAATTAAAGCGTGAACTGGCATACCTGCGTGCGGAGAACGCCTACCTAAAAAAGCTCGATGCCTTGCTCAGGGAAAGGGAACAGGCTGCGACAAAGCAAGGCTCATCGAAGGATTAA
- a CDS encoding IS3 family transposase, with protein MEGLRQQHLLSNLLKVADMPKSSFYYHRTMLGDKDKYADLKQRITALYHKHKGRYGYRRMTVALKHLGVHHNHKLIAKLMKQLTLSAKIRRQKYRSYKGQQGKIAKNYLKRRFKASKPHKRWLTDITEFKVGDHKLYLSPILDCYNNEIVSYTLSRRPTYDLVSQMLDKALDQTGKHRHKTLMLHSDQGWHYQMKPFREMLKKHQIKQSMSRKGNCLDNALMEGFFGTLKCETIYIEKPKTIEALERQIHEYIHYYNHERIQLKLKGLSPVQYRTQSLK; from the coding sequence ATCGAAGGATTAAGACAGCAGCATCTTTTATCCAACTTACTAAAAGTAGCAGACATGCCGAAAAGCAGTTTCTACTACCATAGAACCATGCTAGGGGATAAAGATAAATACGCTGACTTAAAACAGCGTATCACGGCGCTATACCACAAGCATAAAGGCAGATATGGCTATCGCAGAATGACTGTCGCATTAAAGCATTTAGGTGTCCATCATAATCATAAGCTTATTGCCAAGCTCATGAAACAGTTGACACTCAGTGCAAAGATAAGAAGACAAAAGTACCGCTCCTATAAAGGACAGCAGGGTAAAATAGCAAAGAATTATTTAAAGCGTCGGTTTAAAGCAAGCAAACCACATAAGCGGTGGCTCACTGATATTACTGAGTTTAAGGTAGGTGACCATAAGTTATATTTATCGCCAATACTCGATTGTTATAACAATGAGATAGTCAGTTATACGCTCTCAAGAAGGCCAACCTATGATTTGGTAAGCCAAATGCTTGATAAGGCGTTGGACCAGACTGGAAAACATCGTCATAAGACGTTAATGCTACATTCTGATCAGGGATGGCATTATCAAATGAAGCCGTTTAGGGAGATGCTTAAAAAGCATCAGATAAAACAGAGTATGAGCAGGAAAGGCAACTGCTTGGATAATGCGTTAATGGAGGGGTTCTTCGGTACGCTAAAGTGTGAGACTATCTATATTGAGAAGCCTAAAACGATTGAAGCTTTAGAGAGACAGATTCATGAGTATATTCATTACTACAATCATGAACGTATTCAGCTTAAATTAAAAGGACTGAGTCCTGTACAGTACAGAACTCAGTCTTTGAAATAA
- the trxA gene encoding thioredoxin, whose product MSEQNSHIVCPHCYATNRVPDARLSAAPNCGKCAKPLLTATPHELNAKTLSNIIQKNEVLTVVDFWASWCQPCLMMAPEFKTAASQLPQVVFAKIQTDKYEQAAAPYNIRSLPTMVAFKNGKEIARQSGALPSHQIVQWVQSLK is encoded by the coding sequence ATGAGTGAACAAAACTCTCATATAGTATGCCCACATTGCTATGCAACCAATCGCGTACCAGATGCACGGCTTAGTGCTGCGCCAAACTGCGGTAAATGTGCGAAACCTTTACTGACTGCAACGCCGCATGAATTGAATGCAAAAACGCTGAGTAATATCATTCAAAAAAACGAAGTACTGACGGTCGTGGACTTCTGGGCAAGCTGGTGCCAACCTTGTCTTATGATGGCGCCAGAGTTCAAGACAGCTGCCAGCCAGTTGCCACAAGTCGTTTTTGCAAAGATACAAACTGACAAATATGAGCAAGCGGCAGCACCTTATAATATTCGTAGCCTACCGACCATGGTGGCGTTTAAGAATGGTAAGGAAATTGCGCGACAGTCAGGTGCGCTACCAAGCCATCAAATTGTTCAATGGGTACAAAGCCTAAAGTAG